One stretch of Deinococcus aquaedulcis DNA includes these proteins:
- a CDS encoding ArsC/Spx/MgsR family protein, with the protein MSDLQVQIFGTRKSKETRAAERFFKERKVKVHFVDLHERPISKGELTRFVQKYGLNALLDLDGKAYERSNLAYLRTTEEGVIARVIETPELLKLPLVRGGKVLTVGDDVEGWKAMVAPQ; encoded by the coding sequence ATGAGCGACCTTCAGGTGCAAATCTTCGGCACCCGCAAAAGCAAGGAGACGCGCGCCGCCGAGCGCTTTTTTAAGGAGCGCAAGGTCAAGGTGCACTTTGTGGACCTGCACGAGCGGCCCATCAGCAAGGGCGAGCTGACGCGCTTTGTGCAGAAGTACGGCCTGAACGCCCTGCTGGACCTGGACGGCAAGGCCTACGAGCGCAGCAACCTCGCGTACCTGCGCACCACCGAAGAGGGCGTGATCGCCAGGGTGATCGAAACGCCCGAACTGCTGAAGCTGCCGCTGGTGCGCGGCGGCAAGGTGCTGACCGTGGGCGACGATGTGGAGGGGTGGAAGGCGATGGTAGCCCCACAGTGA
- a CDS encoding SDR family oxidoreductase gives MAGTLIVTGGGRGIGAAVSMLAAARSWRVGVNYRQNGEAARRVVADIDAAGGQALAVQADVARPEEVERLFHEVNTAFGPLTGLVNNAGLLERQARVEELDAARLHRVLETNVVGAFLCAGAAVRQMSTRRGGAGGVIVNVSSRAAVLGSAGEYVDYAAAKAAVDTLTVGLAREVAAEGIRVCGVRPGLIDTEIHALGGEPGRVARLSSTVPLGRGGLPAEVAHAIVWLLSAEASYVTGTTLDVSGGR, from the coding sequence GTGGCCGGCACGCTGATAGTCACCGGGGGTGGGCGGGGCATAGGAGCGGCGGTGTCAATGCTCGCGGCGGCGCGAAGCTGGCGCGTGGGGGTCAACTACCGCCAGAACGGCGAAGCGGCGCGCCGGGTGGTGGCTGACATTGACGCGGCGGGCGGGCAAGCCCTGGCCGTTCAGGCCGATGTGGCCCGCCCCGAAGAGGTCGAGCGGCTGTTTCATGAGGTCAATACGGCCTTTGGCCCACTGACCGGCCTGGTCAACAACGCGGGCCTGCTGGAGCGGCAGGCGCGGGTGGAAGAACTGGACGCGGCCCGCCTGCACCGGGTGCTGGAAACCAACGTGGTGGGTGCCTTCCTGTGCGCGGGCGCGGCGGTGCGGCAGATGTCCACCCGCCGGGGAGGCGCGGGCGGCGTTATCGTGAATGTCTCGTCCCGGGCAGCGGTGCTGGGGTCAGCCGGCGAATACGTGGACTACGCGGCGGCCAAGGCGGCGGTGGATACATTGACTGTGGGGCTGGCGCGGGAGGTGGCAGCCGAAGGCATCCGTGTCTGCGGCGTTCGCCCTGGCCTGATTGACACCGAGATTCACGCGCTGGGCGGTGAACCGGGCCGGGTGGCGCGCCTGAGCAGCACCGTTCCGCTGGGGCGCGGTGGCCTGCCTGCCGAGGTGGCCCACGCCATTGTGTGGCTTCTCTCGGCCGAGGCCAGCTACGTGACAGGCACAACGCTGGATGTGTCTGGTGGCCGCTGA
- a CDS encoding flavin reductase family protein: MSDHIPLTPKMFYLGTPVVLISTLNEDGSANLAPMSSAWWLGDHCLLGLSTRSHTVTNLRREGRAVLNLPDASLVDAVDRLALTTGRADVPEYKRAMGYRFEPDKFAAAGLTPSPATPGWPPRVAECPVQLEVELLSDRPLSAPHLTALEVRVVRSFFAPAILNPARRHHVDPDRWRPLIMSFCEFYSLGEQVHPSRLAAVF; the protein is encoded by the coding sequence ATGTCTGACCACATCCCCCTGACCCCCAAGATGTTTTATCTCGGGACGCCGGTCGTCCTGATCAGCACCCTCAACGAGGACGGCAGCGCCAATCTGGCCCCCATGTCGTCGGCGTGGTGGCTGGGCGACCACTGCCTGCTGGGCCTGAGCACGCGGTCGCACACCGTGACCAACCTGCGCCGCGAGGGCCGCGCGGTCCTCAACCTGCCCGACGCCTCGCTGGTGGACGCCGTGGATCGCCTCGCCCTGACCACCGGCCGCGCCGACGTGCCGGAGTACAAGCGGGCGATGGGCTACCGCTTCGAGCCGGACAAGTTCGCAGCAGCCGGCCTGACCCCGTCCCCCGCCACCCCCGGCTGGCCGCCCCGCGTGGCCGAGTGCCCGGTGCAGCTGGAGGTGGAACTGCTGAGTGACCGCCCGCTGAGTGCCCCGCACCTGACGGCCCTGGAGGTGCGCGTGGTGCGCAGTTTCTTTGCTCCCGCCATCCTGAACCCGGCGCGGCGCCACCATGTGGACCCGGACCGCTGGCGCCCCCTGATCATGAGTTTCTGCGAGTTCTACAGCCTCGGCGAGCAGGTGCACCCGTCGCGGCTGGCCGCTGTGTTCTGA
- a CDS encoding SCO family protein, translated as MKSLTPRAVTAALLLLAAILAALLLWRGRPAPLGGEALDDPKPLPALALLNERGQPTTLATSDGRLRLVFYGFVRCPDVCPATLASLKNSYAALTPAQQQKVQVQFITVDPEHDTPAMVRDYLARFDPAFTGLTGKAAAIDEAARQMFVANVKPLPAQDHSAHTGGQQGSGADNAQAAGASAAQAARLHGDQVSVVDGQGRFVRMYGNAAVIDGTLDRDLPGLIRQYAN; from the coding sequence ATGAAGTCCCTCACCCCCCGAGCCGTCACAGCCGCCCTGCTGCTGCTGGCCGCCATTCTGGCCGCCCTCCTGCTGTGGCGAGGCCGCCCGGCCCCCCTGGGGGGAGAGGCCCTGGATGACCCCAAACCCCTACCTGCCCTGGCCCTGCTGAACGAACGCGGCCAGCCCACCACCCTGGCCACCAGCGACGGCCGGCTGCGGCTGGTGTTCTACGGCTTCGTGCGCTGCCCGGATGTCTGCCCCGCCACCCTGGCCAGCCTGAAGAATTCCTACGCGGCCCTGACCCCCGCGCAGCAGCAGAAAGTGCAGGTGCAGTTCATCACCGTGGACCCCGAACACGACACGCCCGCCATGGTGCGTGACTACCTGGCCCGCTTTGACCCTGCGTTCACCGGCCTGACGGGCAAGGCCGCTGCCATTGACGAAGCCGCCCGCCAGATGTTCGTGGCGAATGTGAAGCCTCTGCCGGCCCAGGACCACAGCGCCCACACGGGCGGCCAGCAGGGCAGCGGCGCCGACAACGCCCAGGCGGCGGGTGCCAGCGCCGCCCAGGCCGCCCGGCTACACGGCGATCAGGTGAGTGTGGTGGACGGCCAGGGCCGCTTTGTGCGGATGTACGGCAACGCAGCGGTCATTGACGGCACCCTGGACCGCGATCTGCCCGGCCTGATCCGTCAGTACGCCAACTGA
- a CDS encoding bifunctional transcriptional activator/DNA repair enzyme AdaA, whose amino-acid sequence MTQPPVPEAPDDARWQAVAQRDPAADGTFWYGVRRTKIYCRPSCPSRRPLRPNVTFFESPEAAQAAGYRACQRCAADRVGAVATALARAQHLLDTEPAAPSLKALAAAVGFSPFHLQRVFKAHFGVSPKQYALRARTERLKTHLGAGQSVTAALYAAGHDSPATLYAPATDQLGMAPRAYARGGQGVQVRYAVVTGPLGPMLVAATARGLCAVRFGEPSALQAELRAEYPHATLTEDPATLAPYTEGLQAFLAGRPLPAYPTDLPGTAFQQRVWAALRQIPPGETRTYAQLAALIGQPGAVRAVARACAANPVALVVPCHRIVPKAGTGSGGYRWGAARKAQLLALEGALAPPF is encoded by the coding sequence ATGACCCAGCCCCCCGTCCCCGAAGCCCCCGACGACGCCCGCTGGCAGGCCGTGGCGCAGCGTGACCCGGCGGCCGACGGCACCTTCTGGTACGGGGTGCGCCGCACGAAGATTTACTGCCGCCCCAGCTGCCCGTCGCGCCGCCCGCTGCGCCCCAATGTCACCTTCTTTGAGTCGCCGGAGGCGGCCCAGGCGGCCGGCTACCGCGCCTGCCAGCGCTGCGCGGCAGACCGGGTGGGGGCTGTGGCCACCGCCCTGGCCCGCGCCCAGCACCTGCTGGACACCGAGCCGGCCGCCCCGTCCCTGAAAGCCCTGGCAGCGGCGGTGGGGTTCAGCCCGTTTCACCTGCAGCGCGTGTTCAAGGCCCATTTTGGCGTCAGCCCCAAGCAGTACGCGCTGCGCGCGCGCACCGAGCGCCTGAAAACGCACCTGGGCGCGGGCCAGAGTGTCACGGCGGCCCTGTATGCGGCCGGGCACGACTCGCCGGCCACGCTGTATGCCCCCGCCACCGACCAGCTGGGCATGGCCCCACGCGCCTACGCCCGGGGCGGCCAGGGCGTTCAGGTGCGCTACGCGGTGGTCACCGGCCCGCTGGGGCCCATGCTGGTGGCGGCCACGGCGCGCGGCCTGTGCGCGGTCCGCTTTGGCGAGCCCAGCGCCCTGCAGGCCGAACTGCGCGCGGAATACCCCCACGCCACCCTCACCGAGGACCCCGCCACACTGGCCCCCTACACCGAGGGGCTGCAGGCCTTCCTGGCGGGGCGGCCCCTGCCTGCCTATCCCACCGATCTGCCCGGCACCGCCTTTCAGCAGCGGGTGTGGGCGGCGCTGCGCCAGATTCCCCCCGGCGAAACCCGCACCTACGCGCAACTGGCGGCCCTGATCGGCCAGCCAGGGGCGGTGCGCGCGGTGGCGCGGGCCTGCGCGGCCAATCCGGTGGCGCTGGTGGTGCCCTGCCACCGCATCGTGCCCAAGGCCGGCACCGGCAGTGGCGGCTACCGCTGGGGCGCGGCGCGCAAGGCGCAGCTGCTGGCGCTGGAAGGCGCCTTGGCCCCTCCCTTCTGA
- a CDS encoding general stress protein produces MESVVALFREPQQAQGVLQALQQRGFDRDHLGFALTDVVAEDDIAQRTGVSPEAGEPAGSASVIRGMIGGTLAGLALTVPIWLLLLAFPITRIYQEGGLFGILFGVIGGAALGGLFGALAGSDHGDYVKLLRRMGVPAAQAEKFYQGLKGGHVLVIARDPSGARADEALSLMRKHGAVKLDDVVGGGRLQSERTGQDGH; encoded by the coding sequence ATGGAAAGCGTTGTGGCTCTCTTTCGCGAACCTCAGCAGGCCCAGGGCGTGCTGCAGGCCCTGCAACAGCGCGGCTTTGACCGCGACCACCTGGGCTTTGCCCTGACCGACGTGGTGGCGGAAGACGACATTGCGCAGCGCACCGGCGTGAGCCCCGAAGCCGGCGAACCGGCCGGCTCGGCCTCGGTGATTCGCGGCATGATCGGCGGCACCCTGGCAGGACTGGCGCTGACCGTGCCCATCTGGCTGCTGCTGCTGGCCTTTCCGATTACCCGGATTTACCAGGAAGGCGGCCTGTTTGGCATCCTGTTCGGCGTGATCGGCGGCGCGGCCCTGGGCGGCCTGTTCGGCGCGCTGGCCGGCAGCGACCACGGCGACTACGTGAAGCTCCTGCGCCGCATGGGCGTGCCTGCCGCCCAGGCCGAGAAGTTCTACCAGGGCCTCAAGGGCGGCCACGTGCTGGTGATCGCCCGTGACCCCAGCGGCGCGCGCGCCGACGAAGCCCTGAGCCTGATGCGCAAGCACGGCGCCGTGAAACTCGACGACGTGGTGGGCGGTGGCCGCTTGCAAAGCGAACGCACCGGCCAAGACGGCCACTAA
- the ruvB gene encoding Holliday junction branch migration DNA helicase RuvB → MTEPLDAALRPKTLTEYVGQERLKEKLTVYLQAAKGRREALDHTLLFGPPGLGKTTLAHIIAHELGVNIRVTSGPAIEKPGDLAAILTNSLEEGDVLFIDEIHRLGRVAEEHLYPAMEDFKLDIVLGQGPAARTIELPLPRFTLVGATTRPGLITAPMRSRFGIIEHLEYYTPEEIGTNLMRDARLLGFGLTEESAIEIGARSRGTMRIAKRLLRRVRDYAEVAGESTIELPRAHDALDKLGLDSAGLDDRDKKYLETLIHRFAGGPVGVDTLATAISEDSLTLEDVYEPYLIQLGFIKRTPRGRVATAHAYDHLGLPVSGHPDDGPGFYAH, encoded by the coding sequence ATGACTGAACCGCTCGACGCCGCGCTGCGGCCCAAGACCCTGACGGAATATGTCGGGCAGGAGCGCCTGAAGGAGAAGCTGACGGTGTACCTCCAGGCGGCCAAAGGTCGCCGCGAGGCGCTGGACCACACGCTTCTCTTTGGCCCGCCCGGACTGGGCAAAACCACGCTGGCGCACATCATTGCCCACGAGCTGGGGGTGAATATCCGCGTGACCTCGGGGCCTGCCATTGAAAAACCCGGGGATCTGGCCGCCATCCTCACGAACAGCCTGGAAGAGGGCGACGTGCTGTTCATTGACGAGATTCACCGTCTGGGCCGCGTAGCCGAAGAGCACCTGTACCCGGCGATGGAAGACTTCAAGCTCGACATCGTGCTGGGACAGGGTCCGGCAGCCCGCACCATCGAGCTGCCCCTCCCTCGCTTTACCCTGGTGGGCGCCACCACCCGTCCCGGCCTGATCACCGCGCCCATGCGCAGCCGCTTCGGGATCATTGAGCACCTGGAGTACTACACCCCCGAGGAAATCGGCACCAACCTCATGCGCGACGCCCGTCTGCTGGGCTTCGGGCTAACCGAGGAATCGGCCATTGAAATTGGCGCCCGTTCGCGCGGCACCATGCGTATTGCCAAGCGCCTGCTACGCCGCGTGCGCGACTACGCCGAGGTGGCGGGCGAGAGCACCATCGAACTGCCGCGCGCGCACGACGCCCTCGACAAACTGGGCCTGGACAGCGCCGGCCTGGATGACCGCGACAAGAAGTACCTGGAAACCCTGATTCACCGCTTTGCCGGCGGCCCGGTGGGCGTGGATACGCTGGCCACCGCCATCAGCGAGGACTCGCTGACCCTGGAAGACGTGTACGAGCCCTACCTGATCCAGCTGGGCTTTATCAAGCGTACGCCCCGGGGCCGCGTGGCCACCGCGCACGCCTATGACCACCTAGGCCTGCCCGTGTCGGGGCACCCCGACGACGGCCCGGGCTTCTACGCCCACTGA